A part of Amycolatopsis lurida genomic DNA contains:
- the pip gene encoding prolyl aminopeptidase, whose product MYPEIEPHASGHLDTGDGNLVYWEECGNPGGKPVVFLHGGPGGGCSPSHRRLFDPSAYRIVLFDQRGCGRSLPHASESEDLSSNTTWHLVDDMERLRKSLDIPRWQVFGGSWGSTLALAYAEKHPERVAELVLRGVFTLRSSEVDWYYRGGAANVFPDLWEKFTAPIAGLDGDPVELYAKLLADPDPAVHGPAAVAWSTWEGATGTLLPQPERVADFAVPEYALAFARIENHYFVNNGWLEEGQLIREATVLKDIPGVIVQGRYDLATPAVSAWDLHKAWPESELVIVPDAGHVYDEPGILAALLAATDRFRDRP is encoded by the coding sequence ATGTACCCGGAGATCGAGCCCCACGCGTCAGGCCACCTGGACACCGGCGACGGCAACCTCGTGTACTGGGAGGAATGCGGGAACCCCGGCGGCAAGCCCGTGGTGTTCCTGCACGGCGGCCCCGGCGGCGGCTGTTCACCGTCGCACCGCCGGCTGTTCGACCCGTCCGCCTATCGGATCGTCCTGTTCGACCAGCGCGGGTGCGGGCGGTCGCTGCCGCACGCGTCGGAGTCGGAAGACCTTTCGTCGAACACGACCTGGCATCTCGTCGACGACATGGAACGCCTGCGGAAGTCGCTGGACATCCCGCGGTGGCAGGTGTTCGGCGGATCCTGGGGGTCGACGCTGGCGTTGGCGTACGCCGAAAAACACCCGGAACGGGTGGCGGAACTGGTGCTGCGCGGGGTCTTCACGCTGCGTTCGTCCGAAGTGGACTGGTACTACCGGGGTGGCGCGGCGAACGTCTTCCCGGACCTGTGGGAGAAGTTCACGGCGCCGATCGCCGGCCTCGACGGCGATCCCGTCGAGTTGTACGCGAAGCTGCTCGCCGACCCCGACCCCGCGGTGCACGGGCCTGCCGCCGTCGCGTGGAGCACTTGGGAGGGCGCGACGGGCACCCTGCTCCCCCAGCCCGAACGGGTGGCGGATTTCGCCGTGCCGGAGTACGCGCTGGCGTTCGCCCGCATCGAGAACCACTATTTCGTGAACAACGGGTGGCTCGAGGAAGGACAGCTGATCCGGGAGGCCACCGTGTTGAAGGACATACCCGGCGTGATCGTGCAGGGGCGGTACGACCTCGCCACGCCCGCGGTTTCCGCGTGGGACCTGCACAAGGCATGGCCGGAGTCGGAACTGGTGATCGTGCCGGACGCCGGGCACGTGTACGACGAACCCGGCATCCTGGCCGCGTTGCTGGCGGCGACGGACCGGTTCCGCGATCGGCCCTAG
- a CDS encoding pyridoxamine 5'-phosphate oxidase family protein, producing the protein MQQNTIDEILNRPLSQELLARDLARLAYTALDGTPRSIPIGIHWNGEEIVMCTPTNAQKLPALRRNPAVALTIDTESHPPKILLLRGTVELDYVDGIPDEYLQWSGTYEMTPEQRVEWEENVRSLYDGMVRVVMTPTWVKLIDFETTLPSAVEELIRRKSA; encoded by the coding sequence ATGCAGCAGAACACGATCGACGAGATCCTGAACCGCCCGCTCAGCCAGGAACTCCTGGCCCGTGACCTGGCGCGGCTGGCCTACACCGCGCTCGACGGCACGCCGCGGTCCATTCCGATCGGCATCCACTGGAACGGCGAGGAGATCGTCATGTGCACCCCGACGAACGCCCAGAAGCTGCCGGCATTGCGCCGCAACCCCGCCGTCGCGCTGACGATCGACACCGAATCGCACCCGCCGAAGATCCTGCTCCTCCGTGGCACCGTCGAACTGGACTACGTCGACGGCATCCCCGACGAGTACCTGCAGTGGAGCGGTACCTACGAGATGACGCCCGAGCAGCGGGTCGAGTGGGAGGAAAACGTGCGGTCGCTCTACGACGGCATGGTCCGCGTCGTGATGACCCCGACCTGGGTCAAGCTCATCGACTTCGAGACCACCCTGCCTTCCGCCGTCGAAGAGCTCATCCGCCGGAAGAGTGCCTGA
- a CDS encoding membrane protein, whose product MAKESEVRFEGFLPTTPADTWAAITTGSGGWLWPIQYEPRDGGAESGLTPDGGMVTVWKPSQRFVTYAEDESGWFNTLEYVLEPRDGGTYLRYEHTTVLDDWDVEYDACRQHTSFYHHSLGEYLTHFNRRPAKYFKTDAPEVSKAPEAFEAVRAAIGAKAAGDRVYLDIPGVEGVVDYLTPAFIGVRTEDALYRFYGRNAWGWPVGIGHHLFAEDADAGEAEKAWTAWLNDLYA is encoded by the coding sequence ATGGCGAAGGAATCCGAGGTCCGCTTCGAGGGCTTCCTCCCCACCACACCCGCCGACACCTGGGCCGCGATCACCACGGGCAGCGGCGGCTGGCTCTGGCCGATCCAGTACGAACCCCGGGACGGCGGCGCCGAGTCCGGCCTCACCCCCGACGGCGGCATGGTCACCGTCTGGAAGCCGTCACAGCGCTTCGTCACCTACGCGGAAGACGAGAGCGGCTGGTTCAACACGCTCGAATACGTCCTCGAACCGAGGGACGGGGGCACGTACCTGCGCTACGAGCACACCACCGTCCTCGACGATTGGGACGTCGAATACGACGCGTGCCGTCAGCACACGTCGTTCTACCACCACTCGCTGGGCGAATACCTGACGCACTTCAACCGGCGTCCGGCGAAGTACTTCAAGACCGACGCGCCCGAAGTGTCGAAGGCCCCGGAGGCGTTCGAGGCCGTGCGGGCGGCGATAGGCGCGAAGGCCGCGGGTGACCGGGTGTACCTCGACATCCCCGGCGTCGAGGGCGTCGTCGACTATCTGACACCGGCCTTCATCGGCGTCCGAACCGAAGACGCGCTGTACCGCTTCTACGGCCGGAACGCCTGGGGCTGGCCTGTCGGCATCGGGCACCACCTGTTCGCCGAAGACGCCGACGCGGGCGAGGCCGAGAAGGCGTGGACGGCCTGGCTGAACGACCTGTACGCCTAG
- the purH gene encoding bifunctional phosphoribosylaminoimidazolecarboxamide formyltransferase/IMP cyclohydrolase, protein MSTAQGQRPVRRALIGVSDKAGLLELATGLHAAGVEIVSTGGTAKVIANAGVPVTPVEEVTGFPESLDGRVKTLHPRVHAGLLADRDRPEHVEQLKQLDIAPFDLLVVNLYPFTQTVASGASPEDCVENIDIGGPAMVRAAAKNHNSVAVVVDPARYEWVLERVAAGGFELADRKRLAAQAYAHTAAYDTAVAAWFANVYAPADDSGFPDFTGASWERGDVLRYGENPHQKAALYKHWRPGLAHAEQLHGKAMSYNNYVDTDAARRAAYDFEAPAVAIIKHANPCGIAVGEDIAEAHRKAHACDPVSAYGGVIATNRPVSREAAEQISEVFTEVVLAPDFDAEALEILQRKKNVRLLKLPAITSPDPIEFRPISGGMLVQTVDTIAAEGDDPANWTLATGAPADERTLADLEFAWRSLRAVKSNAILLANDGATVGVGMGQVNRVDSSRLAVSRAGDRAKGSVAASDAFFPFPDGLEVLLEAGVRAVVQPGGSIRDAEVIAAAEAAGVTLYLTGTRHFAH, encoded by the coding sequence GTGAGTACCGCACAGGGACAGCGTCCCGTCCGGCGCGCGCTGATCGGCGTCTCCGACAAGGCCGGCCTGCTCGAACTCGCCACCGGGCTGCATGCGGCGGGTGTCGAGATCGTGTCGACCGGTGGCACGGCGAAGGTCATCGCGAACGCCGGGGTGCCGGTGACGCCGGTCGAAGAGGTCACCGGGTTCCCGGAGTCCCTCGACGGCCGGGTCAAGACGCTGCACCCGCGCGTGCACGCGGGCCTGCTCGCCGACCGTGATCGTCCGGAGCACGTCGAGCAGCTCAAGCAGCTCGACATCGCGCCGTTCGACCTGCTCGTGGTCAACCTGTACCCGTTCACGCAGACCGTCGCTTCGGGCGCGAGCCCTGAAGACTGTGTCGAGAACATCGACATCGGCGGTCCGGCGATGGTGCGCGCCGCGGCGAAGAACCACAACAGCGTCGCCGTCGTGGTCGACCCCGCCCGTTACGAGTGGGTGCTGGAGCGTGTCGCCGCGGGCGGTTTCGAGCTGGCCGACCGCAAGCGGCTCGCCGCGCAGGCCTACGCGCACACGGCGGCGTACGACACCGCCGTCGCCGCGTGGTTCGCGAACGTCTACGCGCCCGCGGACGACTCCGGTTTCCCGGACTTCACCGGTGCTTCCTGGGAGCGCGGCGACGTGCTGCGCTACGGCGAGAACCCGCACCAGAAGGCCGCGCTGTACAAGCACTGGCGGCCGGGCCTCGCGCACGCGGAACAGCTGCACGGCAAGGCCATGTCGTACAACAACTACGTCGACACCGACGCCGCGCGCCGTGCCGCCTACGACTTCGAGGCCCCGGCCGTCGCGATCATCAAGCACGCCAACCCGTGCGGGATCGCGGTCGGCGAGGACATCGCCGAGGCGCACCGGAAGGCGCACGCGTGCGACCCCGTTTCGGCCTACGGCGGGGTGATCGCGACCAACCGGCCGGTGAGCCGCGAGGCCGCCGAGCAGATCTCCGAGGTGTTCACCGAGGTCGTCCTGGCGCCGGACTTCGACGCCGAGGCGCTGGAGATCCTTCAGCGCAAGAAGAACGTGCGGCTGCTGAAGCTGCCCGCGATCACGTCGCCGGATCCGATCGAGTTCCGGCCGATCTCCGGCGGCATGCTGGTGCAGACCGTCGACACGATCGCCGCCGAGGGCGACGACCCGGCGAACTGGACCCTGGCCACCGGCGCGCCCGCCGACGAGCGGACGCTGGCCGACCTCGAGTTCGCGTGGCGTTCGCTGCGCGCGGTGAAGTCGAACGCGATCCTGCTGGCGAACGACGGCGCGACCGTCGGCGTCGGCATGGGCCAGGTCAACCGGGTCGACTCCTCGCGGCTCGCGGTGTCGCGTGCGGGCGACCGTGCGAAGGGCTCCGTCGCTGCTTCGGACGCCTTCTTCCCGTTCCCGGACGGGCTCGAGGTCCTGCTGGAGGCCGGCGTCCGCGCCGTCGTCCAGCCGGGGGGCTCGATCCGCGACGCCGAGGTCATCGCCGCCGCCGAGGCCGCCGGGGTCACCCTGTACCTCACCGGCACGCGCCACTTCGCCCACTGA
- the purN gene encoding phosphoribosylglycinamide formyltransferase produces the protein MDLPTPVKLVVLASGSGTLLQAVLDAVEKPNFPAKVVAVGADRAGIEALTRAERAGVPSFAVRMADHPDRAAWDKAITEAVAAYQPDLVVSAGFMKILGAEFLERFPGRVINTHPALLPSFPGAHAVADALAMAVKVTGSTVHFVDAGVDTGPIIAQEPVIVEPDDDEHVLHERIKAVERRLLVETIEKLGRSGCAVEGRKVRFS, from the coding sequence TTGGACCTGCCCACTCCGGTGAAGCTCGTCGTCCTCGCGTCCGGTTCCGGCACGCTGCTGCAAGCCGTGCTGGACGCGGTCGAAAAGCCGAACTTCCCGGCGAAGGTGGTCGCCGTCGGAGCGGACCGCGCCGGGATCGAGGCGCTCACCCGGGCCGAACGCGCCGGCGTGCCGTCGTTCGCCGTGCGGATGGCCGACCACCCCGACCGTGCGGCGTGGGACAAAGCGATCACCGAAGCCGTCGCCGCCTATCAGCCGGACCTGGTCGTCTCGGCCGGGTTCATGAAGATCCTCGGCGCCGAATTCCTCGAGCGGTTCCCCGGCCGCGTCATCAACACACATCCGGCGTTGCTGCCGTCGTTCCCCGGCGCGCACGCCGTGGCCGACGCGCTGGCGATGGCCGTCAAGGTCACCGGGTCGACGGTCCATTTCGTCGACGCCGGAGTCGACACCGGGCCGATCATCGCGCAGGAGCCGGTGATCGTGGAGCCCGACGACGACGAGCACGTCCTGCACGAGCGGATCAAGGCCGTGGAACGCAGGCTCCTGGTGGAAACGATCGAAAAGCTCGGCCGGAGCGGGTGCGCGGTCGAGGGACGAAAGGTGAGGTTTTCGTGA
- a CDS encoding DUF6350 family protein, which yields MVRFMKLLTRDERPPGEEPVSDLVPELEVSRAKRVRVLLAAACAPLLFSFTAIAAVLAMVSFAADRSRFSATGSLLAAGPGWLASWQVELDLGGHPLGVLPLLPTLVVGWLVARAAARAARRGGGRTPADAIPVVTVIAGAHALFGVLVALLAGGSPIDVNPLTAFCVPGLLAGLAAIAGVARVCGLPAAVRDRFDPVAVQGLRAGALGLAALIACGAVVFTAATALSWSTVDSLFGPGLGASFGLFVLSVAYLPNAVVAALSFTTGPGFSVGSLTVGMFGYQEGQLPGVPVLAGVPSHHAVWWPALLLLPALVGALVGWRIRAIDEDPMLRMRAVAVAGALVAFGCVILGTLAGGRLGDGPFDPVSVPVGVASVIAFCWIVVPGGFVAFFAGAHEAPEPPGEPEVEDIAEAGEEPVESESEEPAEEPEAELDEEFDDEAEEELARELGEDLDETPAEPAVEPEPEPEGAVDDAVTESTEGSGDESAPGDDR from the coding sequence ATGGTGCGGTTCATGAAGCTGCTCACCCGCGACGAACGCCCGCCGGGCGAAGAGCCGGTGAGCGACCTCGTCCCCGAGCTGGAGGTCTCCAGGGCGAAGCGGGTTCGTGTGTTGCTCGCGGCGGCCTGCGCGCCCCTGTTGTTCTCCTTCACCGCCATCGCGGCCGTTCTCGCGATGGTTTCGTTCGCCGCCGACCGGTCCCGGTTCTCCGCCACCGGCTCCCTGCTCGCCGCCGGCCCCGGCTGGCTCGCCTCGTGGCAGGTGGAGCTCGACCTCGGCGGTCATCCGCTCGGCGTGCTGCCGCTGCTCCCGACGCTCGTCGTCGGCTGGCTCGTGGCGCGGGCGGCCGCGCGCGCCGCCAGGAGGGGCGGCGGCCGGACCCCGGCGGACGCCATTCCGGTAGTGACGGTGATCGCCGGCGCCCATGCCCTGTTCGGTGTGCTCGTCGCCCTGCTGGCGGGCGGATCGCCGATCGACGTGAACCCACTGACCGCCTTCTGCGTGCCGGGCCTCCTCGCCGGACTCGCCGCCATCGCGGGAGTCGCCAGGGTCTGCGGGCTTCCGGCCGCGGTGCGGGACCGGTTCGACCCGGTGGCCGTCCAGGGCCTGCGGGCGGGTGCGCTCGGCCTCGCCGCGTTGATCGCCTGTGGTGCCGTGGTGTTCACCGCGGCCACCGCGCTCTCGTGGTCCACTGTGGACAGTCTGTTCGGGCCGGGACTCGGGGCGAGCTTCGGCCTGTTCGTGCTTTCCGTCGCCTATCTGCCGAACGCGGTCGTCGCCGCGCTGTCGTTCACCACCGGGCCGGGTTTCTCGGTCGGTTCGCTGACGGTCGGGATGTTCGGCTACCAAGAAGGGCAGCTGCCGGGGGTGCCGGTGCTGGCGGGGGTCCCGTCGCACCATGCCGTCTGGTGGCCCGCGTTGCTGCTCCTGCCCGCGCTGGTCGGCGCGCTGGTCGGCTGGCGGATCCGCGCGATCGACGAGGATCCGATGCTGCGGATGCGGGCGGTCGCCGTCGCCGGCGCGCTCGTCGCGTTCGGCTGCGTCATCCTCGGGACCCTTGCCGGTGGCAGGCTGGGAGACGGGCCGTTCGATCCGGTCAGCGTGCCGGTCGGGGTCGCGTCGGTGATCGCCTTCTGCTGGATCGTCGTCCCCGGCGGATTCGTCGCGTTCTTCGCCGGAGCGCACGAGGCCCCAGAACCACCGGGTGAACCCGAGGTCGAAGACATCGCCGAAGCCGGCGAAGAACCCGTCGAGTCCGAATCCGAAGAACCGGCGGAGGAACCCGAAGCCGAGCTCGACGAGGAATTCGACGACGAAGCCGAAGAGGAACTCGCCAGGGAACTGGGCGAGGACCTCGACGAGACCCCGGCGGAACCAGCGGTCGAGCCGGAGCCCGAGCCCGAAGGTGCCGTCGACGACGCTGTGACCGAATCCACCGAGGGGTCCGGCGACGAAAGCGCCCCCGGCGACGACCGTTAG
- a CDS encoding DUF5336 domain-containing protein, whose product MSYPSGGPGYPQQGGGQQHPNPGSGAFPQQQAPSPATPLNLALLLALAVTVLGLVQFFIGFSDEADAAGQVSLFLLISGLLAALHALPRGPKTLPFAALFSVIGAFGALDLVIGYGSGREDISVPGILTVVLILGILQMLVAVAALLFEHDVIKLPAAKPQQQAPQAPYSQQFPQQGPQGPFGQQAQQGPAATQVQPFPGSGQQGPQQGEQSGPFSQPGGFQPPVTQPPGQQATTYAPQQGQFFQQPPSSSSESGQNPGTPPGGFGKQS is encoded by the coding sequence ATGTCCTATCCCAGCGGTGGGCCCGGCTACCCCCAGCAGGGTGGCGGCCAGCAACACCCCAACCCCGGCTCGGGAGCCTTTCCGCAGCAGCAGGCGCCGTCACCGGCGACTCCGCTGAACCTGGCGTTGCTGCTCGCGCTCGCCGTCACGGTCCTCGGGCTGGTGCAGTTCTTCATCGGTTTCTCCGACGAGGCCGACGCCGCCGGGCAGGTCTCGCTCTTCCTCCTGATCAGCGGTCTGCTCGCGGCCTTGCACGCGCTGCCGCGTGGCCCGAAGACGCTGCCGTTCGCCGCGCTGTTCAGCGTCATCGGCGCGTTCGGGGCACTGGACCTGGTCATCGGTTACGGGAGCGGCCGTGAGGACATCTCGGTCCCCGGCATCCTCACCGTGGTCCTGATCCTCGGCATCCTGCAGATGCTGGTCGCGGTCGCCGCGCTGCTGTTCGAGCACGACGTCATCAAGCTGCCCGCCGCGAAGCCGCAGCAGCAGGCGCCGCAGGCCCCCTACAGCCAGCAGTTCCCGCAGCAGGGCCCGCAGGGTCCGTTCGGCCAGCAGGCTCAGCAGGGCCCGGCCGCCACGCAGGTCCAGCCGTTCCCCGGTTCGGGCCAGCAGGGGCCGCAGCAGGGTGAGCAGTCCGGCCCGTTCTCGCAGCCGGGCGGGTTCCAGCCGCCGGTCACGCAGCCGCCGGGCCAGCAGGCCACGACGTACGCGCCGCAGCAGGGCCAGTTCTTCCAGCAGCCGCCGTCCTCCTCGTCGGAGTCGGGCCAGAACCCGGGCACGCCGCCCGGTGGTTTCGGCAAGCAGAGCTGA
- the sucD gene encoding succinate--CoA ligase subunit alpha codes for MSIFINENSKVIVQGLTGSEGMKHATKMLKSGTNIVGGVNARKAGQTVSIEGKDLTVFGTVEEAIKETGADVSVIFVPPKFAKDAVIEAIDAEIPLAVVITEGIPVHDSAYFWAHAVATGNKTRIIGPNCPGVISPGKSNAGIIPADITGAGPIGLVSKSGTLTYQMMYELRDIGFSTGVGIGGDPVIGTTHIDALEAFEADPETKVIVMIGEIGGDAEERAAAYIKDNVTKPVVGYVAGFTAPEGKTMGHAGAIVSGSSGTAAAKKEALEAAGVKVGKTPSETAVLARELYNSL; via the coding sequence ATGTCGATCTTCATCAACGAGAACAGCAAGGTCATCGTCCAGGGGCTCACCGGCTCCGAGGGCATGAAGCACGCGACCAAGATGCTGAAGTCCGGCACGAACATCGTGGGTGGCGTCAACGCCCGCAAGGCCGGCCAGACCGTCTCCATCGAGGGCAAGGACCTCACCGTGTTCGGCACGGTCGAGGAGGCCATCAAGGAGACCGGCGCCGACGTTTCGGTCATCTTCGTGCCGCCGAAGTTCGCCAAGGACGCGGTCATCGAGGCGATCGACGCCGAGATCCCGCTCGCCGTGGTGATCACCGAGGGCATCCCGGTGCACGACTCGGCCTACTTCTGGGCGCACGCGGTCGCGACCGGCAACAAGACCCGCATCATCGGGCCGAACTGCCCCGGCGTGATCAGCCCCGGCAAGTCGAACGCGGGCATCATCCCGGCCGACATCACCGGTGCCGGCCCGATCGGTCTCGTGTCGAAGTCGGGCACGCTGACCTACCAGATGATGTACGAGCTGCGTGACATCGGTTTCTCGACCGGTGTCGGCATCGGCGGAGACCCGGTCATCGGCACGACGCACATCGACGCCCTCGAGGCGTTCGAGGCCGACCCCGAGACCAAGGTCATCGTGATGATCGGCGAGATCGGTGGCGACGCCGAAGAGCGTGCCGCGGCCTACATCAAGGACAACGTGACGAAGCCGGTCGTCGGCTACGTCGCGGGCTTCACCGCGCCCGAGGGCAAGACGATGGGCCACGCCGGCGCCATCGTCTCCGGCTCCTCCGGCACGGCGGCCGCCAAGAAGGAGGCCCTCGAGGCCGCCGGCGTCAAGGTCGGGAAGACCCCGAGCGAGACCGCCGTCCTGGCGCGCGAGCTGTACAACAGCCTCTGA
- the sucC gene encoding ADP-forming succinate--CoA ligase subunit beta → MDLYEYQARDLFAAHGVPVLPGAVANTPEEAKATAEKIGNQVVIKAQVKTGGRGKAGGVKLAQTPDEAAEKAEAILGLDIKGHITRRVLVAEASDISEEYYFSFLLDRANRTFLAMASAEGGVEIEQLAVERPEALAKIPVDAIAGVDKAKAVEILTAGKFPEKIVDEAADVVVKLWETFVSEDATLVEVNPLVRDPQDKIIALDGKVTLDENASFRQPGHEALVDKDAENPLEAKAKAKDLNYVKLDGEVGIIGNGAGLVMSTLDVVAYAGEKHGGVKPANFLDIGGGASAEVMAAGLDVILNDTDVKSVFVNVFGGITACDAVANGIVEALKILGDEATKPLVVRLDGNNVVEGRQILADANHPLVTVVDTMDNAADKAAELAAAGA, encoded by the coding sequence GTGGACCTCTACGAGTACCAGGCGAGGGATCTCTTCGCCGCCCACGGAGTACCGGTTCTGCCGGGTGCCGTGGCAAACACCCCCGAAGAAGCCAAGGCCACCGCCGAGAAGATCGGCAACCAGGTCGTCATCAAGGCCCAGGTCAAGACCGGCGGCCGCGGCAAGGCGGGCGGCGTCAAGCTGGCCCAGACGCCGGATGAGGCCGCCGAGAAGGCCGAGGCGATCCTCGGCCTGGACATCAAGGGCCACATCACGCGTCGCGTGCTGGTGGCCGAAGCCTCGGACATTTCCGAGGAGTACTACTTCTCCTTCCTGCTGGACCGTGCGAACCGCACCTTCCTCGCGATGGCTTCCGCCGAAGGCGGCGTGGAGATCGAGCAGCTGGCCGTCGAGCGTCCCGAAGCGCTCGCGAAGATCCCGGTCGACGCGATCGCCGGTGTCGACAAGGCGAAGGCCGTCGAGATCCTGACCGCGGGCAAGTTCCCGGAGAAGATCGTCGACGAGGCCGCCGACGTCGTCGTGAAGCTCTGGGAGACCTTCGTCTCCGAGGACGCCACGCTGGTCGAGGTCAACCCGCTGGTTCGTGACCCGCAGGACAAGATCATCGCCCTCGACGGCAAGGTCACCCTCGACGAGAACGCCTCGTTCCGTCAGCCGGGCCACGAGGCCCTGGTCGACAAGGACGCGGAGAACCCGCTCGAGGCGAAGGCCAAGGCCAAGGACCTCAACTACGTCAAGCTCGACGGCGAGGTCGGCATCATCGGCAACGGCGCGGGCCTCGTGATGTCCACGCTGGACGTCGTGGCGTACGCGGGCGAGAAGCACGGTGGCGTCAAGCCCGCCAACTTCCTCGACATCGGCGGCGGCGCTTCGGCCGAGGTCATGGCGGCCGGTCTGGACGTCATCCTCAACGACACCGACGTGAAGAGCGTCTTCGTCAACGTCTTCGGTGGCATCACCGCTTGCGACGCGGTCGCGAACGGCATCGTCGAAGCGCTGAAGATCCTGGGCGACGAGGCCACCAAGCCGCTCGTCGTGCGGCTGGACGGCAACAACGTCGTCGAGGGACGTCAGATCCTTGCCGACGCGAACCACCCGCTCGTCACCGTGGTGGACACAATGGACAACGCGGCCGACAAGGCCGCCGAGCTCGCCGCGGCAGGTGCGTGA
- a CDS encoding M23 family metallopeptidase: MVAAVAAGAFAAAAAGQTLKSVSESSDAAVTPLASTQDASASFALGGGAGGGAPELLPTSQSTNASAEAQKLSENNSITQARVKREAEAARKAEEEAKRPKTCMPAKGTFTSGFGARWGTSHLGIDIAAPIGTPIVAASDGTVIEAGPASGFGLWVKVQLADGTIHVYGHMNSFSVREGQKVKCGEEIAEVGNRGQSTGPHLHFEVWQNGTKKIDPRPWLAARGVNVG, encoded by the coding sequence GTGGTCGCAGCCGTCGCTGCCGGCGCCTTCGCGGCCGCCGCTGCCGGGCAGACCCTGAAGTCCGTTTCGGAATCCTCCGACGCCGCCGTCACGCCGCTGGCCAGCACTCAGGACGCGAGCGCCTCGTTCGCCCTCGGTGGCGGAGCCGGTGGTGGCGCACCCGAGCTGCTGCCGACGAGCCAGTCGACGAACGCCTCCGCCGAAGCCCAGAAGCTCTCGGAGAACAACAGCATCACCCAGGCCCGGGTCAAGCGTGAGGCCGAAGCGGCCCGCAAGGCCGAAGAAGAGGCCAAGCGTCCCAAGACCTGCATGCCCGCCAAGGGCACCTTCACCTCGGGCTTCGGCGCCCGGTGGGGCACGAGCCACCTCGGCATCGACATCGCGGCCCCGATCGGCACGCCGATCGTCGCGGCCTCCGACGGCACGGTCATCGAAGCCGGCCCGGCCAGCGGTTTCGGCCTCTGGGTCAAGGTCCAGCTCGCCGACGGCACCATCCACGTCTACGGCCACATGAACTCGTTCTCCGTCCGCGAAGGCCAGAAGGTCAAGTGCGGCGAGGAGATCGCCGAGGTCGGCAACCGTGGTCAGAGCACCGGCCCGCACCTGCACTTCGAGGTCTGGCAGAACGGCACGAAGAAGATCGACCCGCGCCCGTGGCTCGCCGCCCGTGGCGTGAACGTCGGCTGA